A section of the Rhodospirillales bacterium genome encodes:
- the trpB gene encoding tryptophan synthase subunit beta yields the protein MLNSLRNQPDERGHFGPYGGRYVAETLMPLILAVEKAWNAAKSDPAYWAQFDELQRDYVGRPSPLYFAEPTTKKLGGAKVYFKRDELNHTGSHKINNTIGQILLAMRMGKTRIIAETGAGQHGVATATVCARFGLPCTVFMGATDIERQKPNVFRMKLLGAEVRPVTSGAGTLKDAMNEALRDWVTNVHDTFYIIGTVAGPHPYPSMVRDFQSIIGREARAQMLEREGRLPDLLVACIGGGSNAIGLFHPFLDDASVKIMGVEAGGYGLDKQHAASLNGGRPGILHGNLTYLLQNDDGQIEEGHSISAGLDYPGIGPEHAWLHDQKRASYVSVTDDEALEGFKQCTRLEGIIPALEPAHAYAQVMKIAPKMKPDDIIIMNMCGRGDKDIFTVADRFGVRL from the coding sequence ATGCTGAACTCCCTGCGCAACCAGCCCGACGAACGCGGGCACTTTGGCCCTTATGGCGGCCGTTACGTCGCCGAAACCCTGATGCCCTTGATCCTTGCGGTCGAAAAGGCATGGAACGCCGCGAAAAGCGACCCCGCCTACTGGGCGCAATTCGATGAATTGCAGCGCGATTACGTGGGCCGCCCCAGCCCGCTTTACTTTGCGGAACCCACGACCAAAAAGCTCGGCGGCGCGAAGGTCTATTTCAAAAGGGATGAACTGAACCACACCGGCTCTCACAAAATCAACAACACCATCGGCCAGATTTTGCTGGCGATGCGCATGGGCAAAACCCGCATCATCGCGGAAACCGGCGCGGGCCAGCACGGCGTCGCGACGGCCACCGTCTGCGCGCGCTTCGGCCTGCCCTGCACCGTGTTCATGGGCGCGACGGACATCGAGCGCCAGAAACCCAACGTCTTCCGCATGAAACTTCTGGGGGCGGAGGTACGGCCCGTGACATCCGGCGCCGGCACCCTGAAGGACGCGATGAACGAAGCCCTGCGTGATTGGGTCACCAACGTCCATGACACGTTTTACATCATCGGCACGGTGGCGGGCCCGCACCCCTACCCGTCGATGGTGCGCGATTTCCAAAGCATCATCGGCCGCGAGGCCCGCGCCCAGATGCTGGAACGCGAAGGCCGCCTGCCCGATCTTCTGGTCGCCTGCATCGGCGGCGGGTCGAACGCCATAGGCCTGTTTCATCCGTTCCTTGACGACGCATCCGTCAAAATCATGGGCGTGGAGGCGGGCGGCTACGGCCTTGATAAACAGCACGCGGCCTCCCTCAACGGCGGACGGCCGGGCATCCTGCACGGCAACCTGACCTATCTTTTGCAAAACGACGACGGCCAGATCGAGGAAGGGCACAGCATTTCCGCCGGCCTCGATTATCCGGGAATAGGCCCCGAACACGCATGGCTGCACGACCAAAAGCGTGCCAGCTACGTTTCGGTGACGGATGACGAGGCGCTGGAAGGCTTCAAGCAATGCACGCGCCTTGAAGGCATCATTCCCGCGCTCGAGCCCGCGCACGCCTATGCGCAGGTCATGAAAATCGCACCGAAGATGAAGCCCGACGACATCATCATCATGAACATGTGCGGCCGCGGCGATAAGGACATCTTCACCGTCGCCGACCGCTTCGGGGTACGCCTGTGA